In the genome of Planctomyces sp. SH-PL62, the window GTCTGTTCAAGGTCTGGACGCGCGGATATCTTCGATATAATCAGGCGGGACGCCCGTGATGGTGCGAGCCCACGATCGTTATCAATTTTTCCCGCCGCTTAGCCCCAGGAATGCTGACCTCTGGTCTCGGGTGGACGCAAGGTATGGGGGTTCTCAAGTTCAAGCTGCCGTCGAACGAGATCGCCGGCCGGCTGGCGAGCCATCGTCGCGTCTACACGACCGGCCTCGACCGAACTCCGGGACGCTTGAACCTGGACTTTCGCAACGGCCTGATGACCTGCACGAGCGACTCCAGCGAGAGCGGGCGACTCTTCACGCCTTGGCCGATCGCCGGCTTCGGCTCGCCCGTCGTGGGGACCGCGACGCTTGGCGAACGCCCCACGCCCTACGTGCTGGCGCTCGAGCTGGCGCGGGGACGGCTCAACGACGTCCGTAATCAGGCGGCCGACTGGACCCAGCTCGGGCTCCGAACCAATTCCACGTTCGAAGAGCTGATGCGCACCTCGCGCCGCGCCTTCGTCCGCGCGGCCCTGACCACCGGCGAGTCCGACGACTGCTTCACGGCGGCCCAGGAGAGCCTGGAGGCGTCGAGCCGGGCCGGCGAGATCCTGACCGAGACCTACACGGCGCAGGTGCTGCAAAACCGCCTGGCGGTCTCCGGCCGGCTCGGGACCGGCCTGGGCTGCGTGCTGGCCGGCGATCCCGCCAAGGCGGCCGGTTCGGCTCGATGGGTCTCGGGCCTGAACTCGGCCCAGGCCGCCGCCTCCTGGCGCGAGACCGCCCCCTCGGAGGGGAAATACCGCTGGGATCTGCTCGACGCCCAGGTCGCGTGGTGCCGGAAGCATCGCCTGAACGTCGAGGCCGGCCCGCTCATCGAGTTTCGCGCGGCGTGCTTCCCGGACTGGATCTGGCTCTGGGAAGGGGACGTCGACACCATCAGCAGCTTCGTCGCCGACTACGTGCGACAGGCCGTGACCCGCTTCCGGGGCAAGATCCCGGTCTGGCAGATCGCCCACCGCCCGGCCGGTCACGAGGTCCTCGGTCTCGGCGAGGAAGACCAGATCCGAATCACCGCCAGGGCGCTCCAGGTCGCCCGCCAGGCCGATCCGGCGGCCCAGCTCAGCCTGGGAGTCGACCGGCCCTGGATGGAATGGATGAGCGGGAGCCGGTTCCAGCTCGGCCCCCTCCACCTGTGCGACTACCTGATCCGGTCGGACGTCGGGATCTCCAGCATCACCCTGGAGGTCGCCCCGGGCTACTCGAACCCGGGCGGCGACAACCGAGACCTCTTCGACTTCTCCCGGCTCCTCGACCTTTACTCGCTGCTCAACGTCCCCCTGAACCTCACGCTGGTCGCCCCCTCGTCGGCGGCCCCGGACCCGAACGCCGACCCGAACGTCAAGGTCGAGGCGTGGCAATGGCCCTCGTCGCCCACCGAGGCCATGCAGGCCGATTGGGCCGCCCGCTGGGCCTCCCTGGCCCTCGCCAAGCCGTTCGTCCGGTCCGTGAACTGGCTCCAGCCCACGGATGGCTCCCCCCACCTATACCCCCACGGCGGCCTCCACCGCCCCGACGGCTCGGCCAAGCCGGCGGCCGACCGCCTCCGCACCCTCCGCGACGACCTCCTGACGTGAAATCGCGTTGCGAGGAACGAAGGCCGCCGTTATAGTGGTCGATTCGCGACCTCCTCCGCCCGTGGACCCGACGAGTCATGTTCGACGATCTGCAAAAGCGCCTGTCCTCCGCCTTCAAGCGGTTCCGCGTCAGCGGCGTCTTGACCGAGGCCAACATGAAGGAAGGCCTGCGCGAAGTGCGCACGGCCTTGCTGGAAGCCGACGTCAACTTCAACGTCGTCCAGGACTTCATGGCCCGCATCCAGGAGCAGGCCGTCGGCGCGCAGGTCGTGAAGAGCGTCCGGCCCGAGCAGCAGCTCGTCAAGATCGTCCACGACGAGATGATCGCGACGATGGGCCCGTCCGACCCGACGATCCGGTTCGAGAAGACCGGCCCCACCGTCATCATGCTCTGCGGCCTCCAGGGCTCGGGCAAGACGACCACCTCGGGCAAGCTGGCGAAGCTCCTGGTCTCCCAGGAACGGCGGCCGATGCTCGTCGCGGCCGACCTCCAAAGGCCGGCGGCCGTCGAGCAGCTCAAGGTCGTGGGCGAACAGGTCGGCGTCCCCGTCTTCTCGCAGGCCGGGGCCGACCCGGTCAAGCTCTGCCAGGACGCGGTCATCGAGGCCAACCGCAAGGGGTGCGACACCCTGATCCTGGACACCGCCGGCCGACTCCACGTCGACGACGAGTTGATGGCCGAGCTCGTGCAGATCGAGAAGAAGGTCCGGCCCCACCAGGTCTATTTCGTCTGCGACGCGATGACCGGCCAGGACGCCGTGGCCTCGGCCGCCGCGTTCAACAAGGCGCTCGAGCTGGACGGCGTCATCCTCACCAAGCTCGACGGCGACGCCCGCGGCGGCGCCGCGCTGTCGGTCCGGAAGGTGACCGGCGTCCCCGTCAAGTTCGTCGGCAAGGGGGAGAAGCTCGACAAGCTCGAGCCGTTCGACCCCGAGCGGCTGGTCGGCCAGATGCTGGGCATGGGGGACATCGTCGGCCTCGTCGAGGCCGCGCAGGCCTCCGTGGACGCCGAGGAAGCCCGCCTCCAGCAAGAGAAGATGGCGAAGGGGAAGTTCGACCTCGAGGACTTCCGCAAGCAGATCATCCAGATCAAGAAAATGGGCTCGGTCCAGGACGTGATGGGGATGTTCCCCGGCATGGGTCAGATGACCGAGAACCTCGGAGCCATCGACGCCGACGCCGAGATCCGACGCATCCAGGGCATCATCGACAGCATGACGCCCCGCGAACGGAGTCGTCCCGACCTCATCGACATCGGCCGCCGCCGCCGGATCGCCGCCGGGGCCGGGGTCGAGCCCTCGGACGTCTCCGGCCTGGTCAAGCAGTTCGACGCCATGGCGGCCTTCGTCAAGCAGATGTCCCAGATGAGCATGCTTGACAAGATCAAGGCCATGACCGGCCTGGGACGCGCGGCGGCCAGCAACCCCACCGCCAAGCTGTTCGCCCCCAAGGTCGGCACCGGAAAGCGACTCACCCCCAAGGAAAAAGAGAAACTCCGCAAGCAGCGCGAGAAGGAAGAACGCAAGAAGCGTCGCGATCAGCGCGACCAGCCCGGGGCCTGAATCCGGGCCCGCCTCCCCCGCACACGAGCAAGCATTCCGCCCCAGCCCGCCTCTGCCGACTTCGAGCACGGCGATCGGCCCCGGGGCCCGTCCCGCAGGACCCTGCATCACCCGACATCGTCCGTCGCCGGTCGTTCCGGCGGGGCCCGATCGGGCGACCTGGAAATTTCGAGAGGAGACCGCGAGTGGTTCGTATCCGGATGAAGTCGATGGGACGCAGGCACAGGCCTTTCTTCAGAATCTGCGCCATGGACGCCCGCAGCCCGCGCGACGGCCGCTCGATCGAGGAGCTGGGCCACTACGATCCCATGTCGCGGAACCCCGAGACCCAGACGGTCCTCAACGCCGACCGCATCCGCTACTGGCTGAGCGTCGGCGCGCAGCCCTCGGACAAGGTCGCGGCGATCCTCCGCCGGCACAAGGTCGTCAAGCCCGGCCCGGGCGAGCCCTGGGAACTCCCGAAGCCGGTCGCGGCGCCCGAGCCGGCCGCCTCCGCCCCCGTCGCAGACGCCGCCCCGAACGCCTCCTGACCCCGAAACGGGCCGGATCATGCCACCCGCCTCGCCGCCGCTCCGGATCGACGTCCTCACGCTCTTCCCCGGCCTGTTCGAGGGATTTCTGCGCGAGAGCATCGTCGGCCGGGCGCTCGCCAAGGAGCTCGTCGAAATCCGGTTGTGGGACATCCGCGACTGGGCCGAGGGGCGGCACAAGCAGGTGGACGACCGGCCGTTCGGGGGTGGCCCCGGGATGGTCCTGATGGCGCCCCCCGTGGTCGCCGCGATCGAGGCCGTGCGGGCCGCCGCGGAGCCCCCCGGCGGGCTGATCGTCCTCTCCCCCCAGGGGAAGCGGTTCGACCAGGCCCGGGCCGCGGAGCTGGCCGTCTCGGGACGCCTGACGCTGGTGTGCGGGAGGTACGAAGGCTTCGACGAGCGGATCATCGAGATCCTCAAGCCCGAACTGCTGTCCGTCGGGGACTACGTCCTCTCGGGCGGCGAGCCGGCCGCGATGGTCGTGATCGACGCGATCGTCCGCCTGGTCCCCGGAGTCCTCGGCGACGCCGAGAGCGCCGTCGACGAGTCGTTCGGACCCGACGGCGGCCTGGAGTACCCCCACTACACCCGCCCCCGCGACTATCGCGGGCTGGCCGTCCCGGAAGTCCTGCTGAGCGGAGACCACTCGGCCATCGCCCGCTGGCGTCGCGAGCACCGCCGCTGACCGACGCCCCAAGACATTCGCGAAACACCTACAAGAAAGCACGTCGCACGCCGGCCCGCCGGATGGGCCGCTCGAAAGGTCACAGTCATGCAGAATCGATTCCTCACCGCGGTCGAACAGGGCAGCATGAAAGAGAAGCCGCCCAAGTTCGAGATCGGCGACACGGTCGACGTCCACGTCCGGATTCTGGAAGGCGACAAGGAGCGCATCCAGATCTTCAACGGCGTGGTGATCGCCCGCTCGGGCGGCGGCACGCGCGAGATGTTCGTCGTCCGCCGGATCGTCCAGGGCGAGGGCGTGGAGCGGAAGTTCCCGGTCCATTCGCCCCGCATCGCCGACATCGTCGTCAAGCGTTCGGGCAAGGTCCGTCGGGCCAAGCTCTACTTCCTCCGCGAGCGCACCGGCAAGGCCGTCCGCCTCAAGGAGCGCTTCAACACCGGCGCCGCCCTGGCCGACGCGAAGGCCGCCAAGGCCGAGCGCAAGGCCGCCAAGGTCGCCACCAAGAAGGCCAAGGCCGAAGCCGCCGCCGCCGCCAAAGCGGCCAAGTGATTTCGACGCCGCGGCGTCCCTCCGGACGTCGGCGGCGCCTCCCTTCACCTGGAGCCCCCCCGCCAAGATGCCCAAGCGCGTAGTCCTGGCCATGAGCGGCGGAGTCGACAGCTCCGTCGCCGCGCAGATGCTGAAGGCCGACGGGTACGACGTCGTCGGCCTCTTCATGCGCACCGGCTCCCACGGCGAGTCGGCGGAGCGGCGGGCCAAGACCTGCTGCAGCGTGGCCGACGCGCTCGACGCCCAGCGCGTGGCGGACCGGCTGGAGATCCCCTTCTTCGTCCTGGACTTCGAACGCGAGTTCGGCCGGATCCAGGACTACTTCGCCGACGAATACTTCGCGGGGAGGACTCCAAATCCCTGCGTGATGTGCAACATCTGGCTCAAGTTCGGCCGCCTCTGGGAGTATGGCAAGCAGGTCGGCGCCGATTTCGTCGCCACCGGCCATTACGCCCGGATCGCCCGGGCCGCCGACGGGACGACCCGCGTCGGCCGGGGCCGCGACCGCGACAAGGACCAGTCGTACGTCCTCTCCGGCCTCGCCCCCGAGCTGCTCGACCGCATCCTTTTTCCGATCGGTGCCCTGGCGAAGGCCGAAGTCCGGGCTCTGGCGCTGGAGCATGGGCTTCCCGTCCATGACAAGCCCGAGAGCCAGGAAATCTGCTTCATCCCCGATGACGACTACCTGGGATTCGTTCGCAACCGCCGGCCCGACCAGGAGACCGCCGGGACGCTCGTCGACGAAGACGGCGCAGTGCTCGGCGAGCATCCGGGATTCGAGAAGTTCACGATCGGCCAGCGTCGCGGCCTCGGGATCGCGTTCGGCGAGCCTCGCTACGTCGTCCAGATCGAGCCGGCGTCGAAGACCGTGACCGTGGGCCGTCGCGAGTCGCTCGTGCGGCCTGGCCTCGAAGCCTCCCGCTTCAACTGGCAAGGCCTCGCTCCGCAAGGCCCCGCGCCCTGCCTGGCCCAGATCCGGGCGCGGCATCAGGCGGTCCCCGCCGTGGTCGAACCGCTGGGCGAGGGCCGGGTCCGGGTCCGATTCGAGGTTCCCCAGCCCGCCGTCGCCCCGGGACAGGTCGTCACGCTGTATCAGGACGACCTGGTGCTGGGCGGGGGCTGGATCGATCGCGCCGTCGTCGACTGACCGCGCCTCGCGTCGAAGGGTGCTCGCGCCACATGACTCGAATCAGCCTGATCGTTCCGGGGAATCGCGACGAGCCGTTACGCGATGGCGAACTGGCCATCTATCAGCGTTTGCTGCTGGAGCAGCCGGGGATCGACGGGGTCGAGGTGATCTGGGCGGGCTCCGCGCCAGACGTCCAGGCGGTCCCGGGCCTCCACCCCATCGTGCAGCTCGTCGATGAGGCGGCGAATCGGGTCAGCCTGCTCCGTCGCGGGCTCCTCGCCGCGACCGGCGATCTCGTCGTGATCCTCGACCCTTCCCGCGAGTACGGGCCCGACGCGCTGCTGCAGGTCCTGGAGCCGATCCAGTCCGGCGCGGCCGACGTGGTGGTCGGCGTCCCGCGCACAAGCCGAGGCCTGTTCAGCCCGGGGGGCGTGAGGGGCCGGACCCTGAAGATCCTGGGGAGGCTGGCGCTCGGGACCTCGGACGGGCTCTCGGGCCTGGCCGCGCTCCGGCGTTCCGCCGTCCGATCGCTGGTGATGGAGAACCAGGAGATCTCGGGCTCGCGCATCCTCCTGGACGTGCTGACCTGGTGCTCGGGGAGTCTGCTGGACGTCCCCGTCAATACGGGTCGGAACGACCAGCGGCGGCTCGACGCCATCGGCCTGGACGACCTGAGGCAGCTCAAGCGGGTCCTCGACCATCGCTTCGGCACGCTCTCACGGCTCGTCCAGTTCTGCGTGGTGGGCGCCTCGGGGATGTTCGTCGACCTCTCGCTCTACGCCATCTTCCAGTGGCTGTTCGCAATGCTCGGCTTCGCCGGCCCGCACGACCCGGCGGAGGGCTTCACCTGGCCCCTGTTCGTCGCCGGCTCGCTGGCCATCTGGGCGGCGATGACCTGGAACTTCCTGCTGAACCGACGCCTGACGTTCAACGACTCGCGGTCGGGCTCGATCCCTCGCCAGTATCTCACCTACGCGATCGGCAACGCGCTGGGGATCGCGGTGAGCCTGACGCTCCGGCTGTTCCTGCCGAGCCGCTACCCGTTCTTCGCGAGCCACCGGCTCGCGGCGGCCGTGGTCGGCATCGTCGTGGCGACCGCCATCAGCTTCTCGATGTCGCGCTGGGTGGTTTTCCGACGCGCTCCGAACTCGGACGTCGAGCACAGGACCGTGTCGGAGACTTCGGACGCTTCCGATCAGGAGAGTGCGCTGGCCTGATCCGATCGAACGGGACGGAATCAGCCCGTCGGCCGTCGCGACCAGGCGAACGCGGCGACCAAAGCGATCGCCGGGACGATCGGCGCCCGCATGCGCAAGTCGGTCCAGTAAAGCGCGTGTACCGCCGTCAGGCCGACGATCAAGCAGGGAGCGACGACTCCCGGCCAGCATCGAATCGTTCGCGACGCCAGCCCGAAAGCGAACGCGATCCATAGAGGTATGGTCCAGAGCCCCGTCAGCGCCCGCGTGCGGAAGCCGTAAGCCCCCGAGGCCGGCGTCGGGCTCCAGAAGGTCGCGAGTCTCGCGGCGCAGGCCCGCGCGAAGGTCCGGGGCTCGCGACGAGCCAGGGCGACGACCTCGTCGCGCAGGAGACGATCGGCGGCGGGCTCGGCCAGGCCGGCCGTCCGGCGATTGACCTCGTCCCACCAGAGAGACTGCTCACGGCCCGTCCAAACGGTCCCCCAGGGGGCGTCGAGGACCTCGCGATAGTAGACCTCGTTATTCGCCAGCGCTAGCGTGTAGCCGCCGTGCGTGGTCGTCCAGACGAACTCGCCGAGGACGATTCGGTTGCGCACGGCCCAGGGCGCCAGCACGACCGCCGCCGACAGCCCGAGCCAGGCCGCGCGCTTGAGTCGCTCGGTTCGGCTCCCCGGGGCGGCAAACGCCGCAGCGAGCACGGCCAGCCCCGCCCCCGGAAGGACGCTCGGCCGACAGAGCGTCGCGAGGCCCAGCAGGACGCCGCAGCCGGGGGCCGCGCGACGATCGTCGGCCGAGGCCCTCGCCAGCGCCGCGGCGATCAGGAACGCCGTCAGCGTTTCAGTCATCACGGCCCGAGCCTGCCAGACCAGGACCGGATCCAGGGCCACGATCAAACCCGCGACGAGCGCCCGGCGAGGCCCGACGCCCAGCCGACGCGCCGCGAGCATCGTACAGCCAGCTGTCCCCGCGCCGAGCGCCAGGTGGAGGATCGTGAGCCCCACCGTCGGGCGATCGCCCGAGGCCGTCGACAGCGGCGCGAGGATCAAGGGATAGAGCGGCGGCCGATAGGCCGTCGCCCGTCCGTTCAGCGTCAGCCCTTCCCCCAAGGCCACCGATCGGGCCAGCGGGAGGTAATTGTCCGGATCCTCGAACCGCGCGCCGTCGGCGAGGATCACCGCCAGGCGGGCGGCGACCGCCGCGAGGATCACCAGCGAAGCGGCCGCGGAGGGTGCCCTTGGATTGTCACGGATCATGTTGGATCTTAAGCTAAGACGGTGTCCCGAACCCGGGAAAGACGTCCGGGATCGATCCCATGATAGCCGCTCGCTTTCCGGACGTCAGCGACGCATCCTCGGCTCCCTCGCCTCCTGGCCCCTGGTGATTGCTCATGTCGGACCGGCCGATCGTTCTCATGTTGACGGATATGGATGAATCCGGGATGCGCCTCCTCAAGGAGGTCGCCGAGGTCCGTCTGGTCGACCCGAGGGATCGCTCGGCCGTCAAGTCGGGAGTCCGCGACGCCGATGGAATCATCACCCGGACGGCCGGCAAGATCGACGCCGAGGTGCTCGGCTGGGCCACGAAGCTCCGGGTCGTCGGCCGGCACGGCGTCGGCTTCGACCATATCGACGTCCCGGGGGCCACCGCACGCGGCGTCCAGGTCGTCTATACGCCGGGCGCCAACACGCAGGACGTGTGCGAGCACGTCATCGCGATGATGATCGGCCTCTCCAAGCACTTCCCGACGATGATGCGCGAGCTGGAGGCGGGGAACTACGCGGTCCGCACGACGATGCGCGGTCGCGAGATCCTGGGGCGGACGCTGGGCATCGTCGGCTTCGGTCGAATCGGCCGTCGTCTCGGCGAGATCGCCCACCTGGGATTCGGGATGCGCGTGGTCTATCACGACATCGTCCAGGCGCCCGAGGAGGTTGAGCTGCGAGCCGGGGCCGTGCGCGTGGGCTATGAGGAGCTGCTCCGCGCGTCCGATTACGTCACCCTTCACCTGCCGCTCGACGCCAGCACGCGAAAGATGATGAATCGTGCGGCGCTGGCGAACATCCGGGAAGGGTGCATCCTCATCAACACCTGCCGGGGGCCGGTGGTCGACGAGGAAGCCGTGGCCGACGCCCTCGACGCCCGGCTGCTCTGGGGCTACGGGGCCGACGTCTTCGACGTCGAGCCGCCGCCGGCCGACCACCCCCTCATCGGCCGCCGCGACGTGATGCTCACCCCCCACAGCGCGGCGCAGACCGAGGAAGGGCTGCGGAACATGGCGACGATGGTCGCGCGAGACGTCCTCAACGTGCTCGCCGGCCGCACGCCCGAGAACGCCGTCAACGACCCGACCGAGGTCGAGCGCATCCGGCTCGGCCTCGGGCTCGAACGGCTTTACCGCCCGGTGGGCTGACCCCCGCCGGCCTGAGCGACCTGGGAGGTCGCGGCCCTCGCCTTCTCCAGGGCCTTGGCCAGGAAGTCCTGGAAGACCGCCGGCTCGTTGTAGCCGCCGATCGACGCGACGACTTTCCCGTCGGGCGAAAGGATCACGTAAAACGGGTTCGTCTGCTCGGCCGCGATGTCGAGCTGACGCTCCTGGTTCTGCTGCGCCAGCTCCTCGCGCTGCGCCGCCGTGAGCGAGGCGATCGGCACGCGGTCGGTGTAGAGCTGGACCGTGAC includes:
- a CDS encoding endo-1,4-beta-xylanase encodes the protein MGVLKFKLPSNEIAGRLASHRRVYTTGLDRTPGRLNLDFRNGLMTCTSDSSESGRLFTPWPIAGFGSPVVGTATLGERPTPYVLALELARGRLNDVRNQAADWTQLGLRTNSTFEELMRTSRRAFVRAALTTGESDDCFTAAQESLEASSRAGEILTETYTAQVLQNRLAVSGRLGTGLGCVLAGDPAKAAGSARWVSGLNSAQAAASWRETAPSEGKYRWDLLDAQVAWCRKHRLNVEAGPLIEFRAACFPDWIWLWEGDVDTISSFVADYVRQAVTRFRGKIPVWQIAHRPAGHEVLGLGEEDQIRITARALQVARQADPAAQLSLGVDRPWMEWMSGSRFQLGPLHLCDYLIRSDVGISSITLEVAPGYSNPGGDNRDLFDFSRLLDLYSLLNVPLNLTLVAPSSAAPDPNADPNVKVEAWQWPSSPTEAMQADWAARWASLALAKPFVRSVNWLQPTDGSPHLYPHGGLHRPDGSAKPAADRLRTLRDDLLT
- the ffh gene encoding signal recognition particle protein gives rise to the protein MFDDLQKRLSSAFKRFRVSGVLTEANMKEGLREVRTALLEADVNFNVVQDFMARIQEQAVGAQVVKSVRPEQQLVKIVHDEMIATMGPSDPTIRFEKTGPTVIMLCGLQGSGKTTTSGKLAKLLVSQERRPMLVAADLQRPAAVEQLKVVGEQVGVPVFSQAGADPVKLCQDAVIEANRKGCDTLILDTAGRLHVDDELMAELVQIEKKVRPHQVYFVCDAMTGQDAVASAAAFNKALELDGVILTKLDGDARGGAALSVRKVTGVPVKFVGKGEKLDKLEPFDPERLVGQMLGMGDIVGLVEAAQASVDAEEARLQQEKMAKGKFDLEDFRKQIIQIKKMGSVQDVMGMFPGMGQMTENLGAIDADAEIRRIQGIIDSMTPRERSRPDLIDIGRRRRIAAGAGVEPSDVSGLVKQFDAMAAFVKQMSQMSMLDKIKAMTGLGRAAASNPTAKLFAPKVGTGKRLTPKEKEKLRKQREKEERKKRRDQRDQPGA
- the rpsP gene encoding 30S ribosomal protein S16: MDARSPRDGRSIEELGHYDPMSRNPETQTVLNADRIRYWLSVGAQPSDKVAAILRRHKVVKPGPGEPWELPKPVAAPEPAASAPVADAAPNAS
- the trmD gene encoding tRNA (guanosine(37)-N1)-methyltransferase TrmD, with translation MPPASPPLRIDVLTLFPGLFEGFLRESIVGRALAKELVEIRLWDIRDWAEGRHKQVDDRPFGGGPGMVLMAPPVVAAIEAVRAAAEPPGGLIVLSPQGKRFDQARAAELAVSGRLTLVCGRYEGFDERIIEILKPELLSVGDYVLSGGEPAAMVVIDAIVRLVPGVLGDAESAVDESFGPDGGLEYPHYTRPRDYRGLAVPEVLLSGDHSAIARWRREHRR
- the mnmA gene encoding tRNA 2-thiouridine(34) synthase MnmA; protein product: MPKRVVLAMSGGVDSSVAAQMLKADGYDVVGLFMRTGSHGESAERRAKTCCSVADALDAQRVADRLEIPFFVLDFEREFGRIQDYFADEYFAGRTPNPCVMCNIWLKFGRLWEYGKQVGADFVATGHYARIARAADGTTRVGRGRDRDKDQSYVLSGLAPELLDRILFPIGALAKAEVRALALEHGLPVHDKPESQEICFIPDDDYLGFVRNRRPDQETAGTLVDEDGAVLGEHPGFEKFTIGQRRGLGIAFGEPRYVVQIEPASKTVTVGRRESLVRPGLEASRFNWQGLAPQGPAPCLAQIRARHQAVPAVVEPLGEGRVRVRFEVPQPAVAPGQVVTLYQDDLVLGGGWIDRAVVD
- a CDS encoding GtrA family protein; the protein is MTRISLIVPGNRDEPLRDGELAIYQRLLLEQPGIDGVEVIWAGSAPDVQAVPGLHPIVQLVDEAANRVSLLRRGLLAATGDLVVILDPSREYGPDALLQVLEPIQSGAADVVVGVPRTSRGLFSPGGVRGRTLKILGRLALGTSDGLSGLAALRRSAVRSLVMENQEISGSRILLDVLTWCSGSLLDVPVNTGRNDQRRLDAIGLDDLRQLKRVLDHRFGTLSRLVQFCVVGASGMFVDLSLYAIFQWLFAMLGFAGPHDPAEGFTWPLFVAGSLAIWAAMTWNFLLNRRLTFNDSRSGSIPRQYLTYAIGNALGIAVSLTLRLFLPSRYPFFASHRLAAAVVGIVVATAISFSMSRWVVFRRAPNSDVEHRTVSETSDASDQESALA
- a CDS encoding phospholipid carrier-dependent glycosyltransferase, encoding MIRDNPRAPSAAASLVILAAVAARLAVILADGARFEDPDNYLPLARSVALGEGLTLNGRATAYRPPLYPLILAPLSTASGDRPTVGLTILHLALGAGTAGCTMLAARRLGVGPRRALVAGLIVALDPVLVWQARAVMTETLTAFLIAAALARASADDRRAAPGCGVLLGLATLCRPSVLPGAGLAVLAAAFAAPGSRTERLKRAAWLGLSAAVVLAPWAVRNRIVLGEFVWTTTHGGYTLALANNEVYYREVLDAPWGTVWTGREQSLWWDEVNRRTAGLAEPAADRLLRDEVVALARREPRTFARACAARLATFWSPTPASGAYGFRTRALTGLWTIPLWIAFAFGLASRTIRCWPGVVAPCLIVGLTAVHALYWTDLRMRAPIVPAIALVAAFAWSRRPTG
- a CDS encoding hydroxyacid dehydrogenase; this translates as MLTDMDESGMRLLKEVAEVRLVDPRDRSAVKSGVRDADGIITRTAGKIDAEVLGWATKLRVVGRHGVGFDHIDVPGATARGVQVVYTPGANTQDVCEHVIAMMIGLSKHFPTMMRELEAGNYAVRTTMRGREILGRTLGIVGFGRIGRRLGEIAHLGFGMRVVYHDIVQAPEEVELRAGAVRVGYEELLRASDYVTLHLPLDASTRKMMNRAALANIREGCILINTCRGPVVDEEAVADALDARLLWGYGADVFDVEPPPADHPLIGRRDVMLTPHSAAQTEEGLRNMATMVARDVLNVLAGRTPENAVNDPTEVERIRLGLGLERLYRPVG